The proteins below come from a single Beutenbergia cavernae DSM 12333 genomic window:
- a CDS encoding EthD family reductase, giving the protein MYRVSVVYGAPDDPQAFDDYYERVHIPLASKIPGLTRWTLTRADRTDGPLPDAYLIADLYAESRDALTAALASPEGRAAADDVAVFATGGATMVFGDEVEVSLP; this is encoded by the coding sequence ATGTATCGCGTGAGCGTCGTCTACGGCGCACCGGACGATCCGCAGGCGTTCGACGACTACTACGAGCGGGTGCACATCCCGTTGGCCAGCAAGATCCCCGGGCTCACCCGGTGGACGTTGACGCGCGCCGATCGGACGGACGGACCGCTCCCCGACGCGTACCTGATCGCTGACCTGTACGCGGAGTCCCGAGACGCGCTGACGGCGGCCCTGGCCTCGCCGGAGGGGCGGGCCGCCGCTGACGACGTCGCCGTGTTCGCCACCGGCGGCGCGACGATGGTCTTCGGTGACGAGGTCGAGGTGAGCCTCCCGTGA